One Engystomops pustulosus unplaced genomic scaffold, aEngPut4.maternal MAT_SCAFFOLD_964, whole genome shotgun sequence DNA segment encodes these proteins:
- the LOC140112678 gene encoding uncharacterized protein — MSFIITRHMNAIAQSSEEHLMSTDITADDCEITQDTYNNGARKTDLPSALPSNDPSSDPITLGFCSDKSQTKRKKRSRQRGDGQLRASAGQKTFSCSECVKCFRFKSLLIRHERTHTGEKPYLCSECGEGFTDKKDLYRHQRIHTGEKPFSCSECVKCFRFKSLLIRHQRIHTGEKPYLCLECGKGFTEKRDLCKHERIHTGEKRHSCSECGKGFTEKKDLYRHQRIHTGEKPFSCSECGRCFANKADLIRHQRTHTGEKPFSCSECDKCFTTKAELVSHQRIHTGEKPFSCSECDKCFTTKAELVSHQRIHTGEKPFSCSECDKCFRMKAELVNHQRIHTGEKPFSCSECGKSFISKSSLVIHQRIHTGEKPFSCPECGKSFRAKAELVNHQRIHTGERPFSCPECGKSFRAKAELVKHQRIHTGEKPFSCVICGKCFPIKKNLEIHKKIHTGEKPFSCSECGKCFITKGELVKHQRTHTGEKPFSCSECGKCFA, encoded by the coding sequence ATGCCATCGCccagagctcagaggaacatctgatgtcTACAGATATCACAGCAGATGATTGTGAGATTACACAAGATACATATAACAATGGCGCCAGAAAAACGGATTTACCCTCCGCCCTTCCCAGCAATGACCCATCATCTGATCCTATTACATTGGGCTTCTGTTCTGATAAATCCCAGACTAAGAGGAAGAAAAGAAGCCGCCAAAGAGGAGACGGACAACTAAGAGCGTCCGCAGGGCAGAAGAcattttcatgctcagaatgtgtCAAATGTTTCAGGTTTAAATCATTACTTATTagacatgagagaactcacacaggagagaaaccatatctatgttcagaatgtggcgaaggttttacagataaaaaagatctttatagacaccagagaattcacacaggggagaagccattttcatgctctgaATGTGTCAAATGTTTCAGGTTTAAATCATTACTtattagacatcagagaattcacacgggagagaagccatatctatgtttagaatgtggaaaaggttttacaGAGAAAAGAGATCTttgtaaacatgagagaattcacacgggggagaagcgacattcatgttcagaatgtggcaaaggtTTTACAGAGAAAAAAGATCTTTAtagacaccagagaattcacacaggggagaagccattttcatgctctgaATGTGGCAGATGTTTTGCCAATAAAGCAGATCTTATTCGAcaccaaagaactcacacaggggagaagccattttcatgttcagaatgtgataaATGTTTTACTACTAAAGCAGAACTTGTaagccatcagagaattcacacgggagagaagccattttcgtgttcAGAATGTGATAAATGTTTTACTACTAAAGCAGAACTTGTaagccatcagagaattcacacgggagagaagccattttcgtgttcAGAATGTGATAAATGTTTTAGGATGAAAGCTGAACTTGtaaaccatcagagaattcacacgggagagaagccattttcatgttcggaatgtggaAAATCTTTCATTTCGAAATCAAGTCTTGTtatccatcagagaattcacacaggggagaagccattttcatgtcccgaatgtggtAAAAGTTTTAGGGCTAAAGCAGAACTTGtaaaccatcagagaattcacacaggggagaggccattttcatgtcccgaatgtggtAAAAGTTTTAGGGCTAAAGCAGAACTTgtgaaacatcagagaattcacacaggagagaagccattttcatgtgtcatatgtggtaaatgttttcctATAAAGAAAAATCTTGAAATCcataagaaaattcacacaggggagaagccgttttcatgttcagaatgtgggaaatgttttattactAAAGGAGAACTTgtaaaacatcagagaactcacacaggggagaagccattttcatgttctgaatgtggaaaatgtttcgctC